One Thermococcus eurythermalis DNA segment encodes these proteins:
- a CDS encoding putative toxin-antitoxin system toxin component, PIN family — protein MTSGKIRVVLDTSILVSALKSKNPERSPAWRILKALVSGEVENYLSDEIWEEMSRVLMEIAEGTKREILALQILTLVKRKSIVVQPEPKFSGDAKFIKKLKDPSDAKFFDVAYTAKADYIISENTKHIVQMRDEATKTYRFDGRKVKILKAGEFVREVLR, from the coding sequence ATGACCAGCGGTAAAATAAGGGTAGTTCTTGACACTTCAATTTTAGTTAGTGCGCTAAAGTCAAAGAATCCCGAGCGTTCTCCAGCTTGGCGAATTCTAAAGGCTCTTGTCAGTGGGGAAGTGGAGAATTATCTCAGCGATGAGATTTGGGAAGAGATGAGCCGGGTTCTAATGGAAATCGCAGAGGGGACAAAAAGGGAAATCCTTGCTCTCCAAATACTCACGTTGGTAAAGAGGAAGAGCATCGTCGTTCAGCCTGAGCCGAAATTTTCTGGGGATGCAAAGTTCATCAAAAAGCTGAAGGACCCGAGCGATGCCAAGTTCTTTGATGTGGCGTACACGGCTAAGGCTGACTATATTATTTCAGAGAACACGAAGCACATTGTTCAAATGAGGGATGAGGCAACAAAAACTTATCGTTTCGACGGTAGAAAGGTTAAAATCTTGAAAGCTGGAGAGTTTGTGAGAGAAGTCTTGAGGTGA
- a CDS encoding putative toxin-antitoxin system toxin component, PIN family: MGANRKKAKETRPRIVIDTSVLIAALLSPKGYAFEVISLLAERKVQHYYSSSTKSEYYRVTTYPKVVKRIPPAVSRIRIDAVLAMSTRVTIKRSFQNSKALLEKVRDPKDIPFLDVAYNSKAEFLITYDRKHLLKIRDRNKKFKLNGHEFYILTPEEFIRLYKKRRKT; encoded by the coding sequence ATGGGAGCAAATAGAAAGAAGGCTAAAGAAACTCGGCCTCGAATAGTCATTGATACCTCGGTTTTAATCGCCGCACTTCTTTCTCCGAAGGGATATGCCTTCGAGGTAATAAGCCTTCTCGCAGAACGGAAAGTTCAACACTACTACTCAAGCTCAACTAAGAGCGAGTACTACCGAGTCACAACCTATCCCAAAGTTGTCAAACGAATTCCTCCTGCAGTCTCAAGGATAAGAATTGATGCCGTTCTGGCAATGTCTACGAGAGTGACAATAAAGCGCTCCTTCCAAAACTCAAAGGCTCTTCTTGAGAAGGTTCGGGATCCGAAAGACATTCCGTTCCTCGATGTGGCCTACAATTCAAAAGCTGAGTTCCTGATAACCTACGATCGAAAACACCTGCTGAAAATCCGCGACAGGAACAAGAAATTCAAGTTGAACGGCCACGAATTCTACATCCTGACTCCTGAGGAGTTCATCAGGCTGTATAAGAAGAGGAGGAAAACCTAA
- a CDS encoding integrase, which translates to MTDFEERRPLLDATTKSEPETQDVFTGKALIDSTAKIHYGRDREEYAKWIQRESPSLARDYINKLNKYLWGKKANTPEELRRVVESIPPTSAGTPDRKAYLAIRSYINFLVSTGRIRKSEAIDFKAVIPNIKTKARPESAKVISAEDIREIIKDVKGSTPEIIHARKLYLKLLAFTGLRADEVRELMNQFDPRVIDDTFKAFGLPEEWKTKIAVYDMERVKLPHRKHQTKRGYIAVFPIELVEDLKKFKASGYKLRKDNTYKRTMLKHPERHKDLALFRKFFQNFMNDNVMSTVPNPPADAWHLIEFLQGRAPKNVGGRNYRWNVQNAVRIYYYMVDKLKEELGILEL; encoded by the coding sequence ATGACGGATTTTGAGGAAAGAAGGCCTCTCCTTGACGCAACGACAAAAAGCGAGCCAGAGACCCAAGACGTTTTTACAGGAAAGGCTTTGATTGACTCCACAGCCAAGATCCATTATGGTCGTGACCGTGAAGAATACGCCAAATGGATACAAAGGGAGTCTCCTTCTCTGGCAAGGGACTACATTAACAAACTCAACAAATACCTCTGGGGAAAGAAGGCAAATACTCCCGAAGAGCTGAGGAGGGTTGTTGAGTCAATTCCACCGACCTCGGCAGGCACCCCGGATAGAAAGGCTTACCTGGCGATCAGGAGTTACATCAACTTCCTCGTTTCCACCGGCAGGATACGGAAGAGTGAGGCCATTGACTTCAAGGCAGTTATCCCGAACATAAAAACCAAGGCCAGGCCTGAGTCGGCTAAGGTTATCAGCGCCGAGGATATTAGGGAGATTATCAAGGACGTGAAGGGTTCAACGCCTGAGATTATTCACGCGCGCAAGCTTTACCTCAAGCTCTTGGCCTTCACTGGCCTTCGCGCTGATGAAGTCAGAGAGCTGATGAACCAGTTTGACCCGAGGGTGATTGATGATACCTTCAAGGCCTTCGGCCTGCCAGAGGAATGGAAAACAAAAATTGCGGTATATGATATGGAAAGGGTAAAACTGCCTCATAGGAAGCACCAGACTAAGAGGGGTTACATAGCCGTCTTCCCTATTGAGCTGGTCGAGGACCTCAAGAAGTTCAAGGCATCTGGCTACAAGCTGAGGAAGGACAACACCTATAAGAGAACCATGCTGAAGCACCCGGAGCGGCATAAGGATCTCGCACTTTTCAGGAAGTTCTTCCAGAACTTCATGAACGACAACGTGATGAGCACGGTTCCGAACCCGCCGGCCGACGCCTGGCATCTCATCGAGTTCCTTCAGGGTAGAGCTCCCAAGAACGTCGGTGGCAGGAACTACCGCTGGAACGTGCAGAATGCGGTGAGGATCTATTATTACATGGTGGATAAGTTAAAAGAAGAGCTGGGAATCTTGGAGCTTTAG
- a CDS encoding CBS domain-containing protein translates to MVGIPVQEVMTDRFQKIDIDAPLSEAIGIFEKEDPDLILVFDGNLYKGVLTQDLIIRSHLKWDPTKAKVRDVYKPAPVIKPDEDLSKAAKLMIEVDLRSLPVGESKAEIIGVINDIAVLERVAETEFGKKLVEEFMTKDVITLKPDDTVAKALATMRDHAISRIPVVNDEGRLEGLVTLHDLIIRFIKPRFKAQYGEVAGEKIPPFSMPLRDVMIRGVITILPDAKVREAVATMKDNDIDGLVVVNEDNKVVGVLTVKDLLLPISKMTEKEAKFYLQLGGDASILSDFTRERIISDIKRFVEGYEDLLGQEGIIYLYIRRFPEKFRGVHLYQARMRVVTDRGVFVATGETWGAIQAVHDALRAIERQLLQKAELEKDLRYAKRFMEKLGLS, encoded by the coding sequence ATGGTCGGAATTCCGGTTCAGGAAGTAATGACGGACAGGTTCCAGAAGATCGACATCGACGCCCCGCTTTCTGAGGCAATAGGAATCTTCGAGAAGGAAGACCCCGACCTCATTCTGGTGTTTGATGGAAACCTGTACAAGGGTGTCCTCACCCAGGACCTAATCATTCGCTCCCACCTCAAGTGGGACCCGACGAAAGCTAAGGTTAGGGACGTTTACAAGCCGGCCCCTGTTATAAAGCCTGATGAAGACCTCAGCAAGGCCGCCAAGCTCATGATTGAGGTTGACCTTCGCTCCCTCCCCGTTGGGGAGAGCAAAGCTGAAATCATCGGCGTTATAAACGATATAGCCGTCCTTGAAAGGGTCGCCGAGACCGAGTTCGGTAAGAAGCTTGTTGAGGAGTTCATGACTAAGGACGTCATAACCCTCAAGCCCGACGACACCGTCGCCAAGGCCCTTGCGACCATGCGCGACCACGCCATATCAAGGATTCCTGTGGTCAACGACGAGGGCAGGCTTGAGGGCCTCGTAACCCTGCACGACCTCATCATAAGGTTCATCAAGCCCCGCTTCAAGGCCCAGTACGGCGAGGTCGCGGGTGAGAAGATACCGCCCTTCAGCATGCCGCTCCGCGACGTCATGATCAGGGGCGTCATAACCATACTGCCGGACGCGAAGGTCAGGGAAGCAGTGGCAACGATGAAGGACAACGACATAGACGGTCTCGTGGTCGTCAACGAAGACAACAAGGTCGTTGGAGTCCTCACGGTGAAGGACCTGCTCCTGCCGATTTCAAAGATGACCGAGAAGGAGGCGAAGTTCTACCTCCAGCTCGGCGGTGACGCTTCGATACTCAGCGACTTCACGAGGGAGAGGATAATCAGCGACATAAAGCGCTTCGTCGAGGGCTATGAAGACCTCCTGGGCCAGGAGGGCATAATCTACCTCTACATCAGGCGCTTCCCCGAGAAGTTCAGGGGGGTCCACCTCTACCAGGCAAGGATGAGGGTCGTCACCGACAGGGGCGTCTTCGTGGCGACGGGAGAGACCTGGGGTGCTATCCAGGCAGTCCACGACGCCCTCAGGGCCATCGAGAGGCAGCTCCTCCAGAAGGCAGAGCTTGAAAAAGACCTCAGGTACGCCAAAAGGTTTATGGAGAAGCTGGGTCTCAGCTGA
- a CDS encoding DUF835 domain-containing protein yields MSIPGSNLIPYLNFISRWVLFIAVTYKAYKTKENGWVFLSAALFIGALDIENYILSTFGITIPPQVYDIASIIPNFAVGVLAILAALHLKYGQITFKHTVYMSFLPVIVYVWIFLVATNVLKTPTQRLLLPSLVFGGSLVYLALVLYHHVIYKSVVEMMFSAGLLLLGVLNITYPVTRFVDWFAPIGFFLGAISRFMAAVGAVKFVFYSVVPPSMDGEPPAEKGVFFFSSREEAFKVLGDLWSRPGTVVITREDLRTLKSSLNPEALVFWITRAKEGKLEERPQIYAMAPTKIDILTDLIAQALAQGYKTVYIEAFEYLMLENGFEKAVKFLLNIKDRVLAEGGTMVLVLNPETLNEKQRKIIEREFREFS; encoded by the coding sequence ATGAGCATTCCGGGAAGCAACCTCATACCCTACCTCAACTTTATTTCGAGGTGGGTCCTCTTCATAGCGGTCACTTACAAGGCATACAAAACCAAGGAAAACGGCTGGGTCTTCTTAAGTGCCGCCCTTTTCATTGGAGCTCTTGATATTGAAAATTATATTTTATCAACTTTTGGAATCACTATTCCCCCACAGGTTTATGACATCGCATCAATTATCCCAAATTTTGCCGTTGGAGTCCTGGCGATATTGGCAGCATTACACCTGAAATACGGCCAGATAACGTTCAAGCACACGGTCTATATGTCTTTTTTACCCGTTATCGTATATGTGTGGATTTTTCTCGTGGCAACTAACGTCCTCAAGACTCCCACCCAGCGGTTACTCCTGCCCTCACTGGTCTTTGGCGGCTCCCTCGTGTACCTGGCCTTGGTCTTATATCATCACGTCATTTACAAGAGCGTTGTGGAGATGATGTTCTCCGCGGGCCTATTGCTTCTCGGTGTCCTCAACATTACATATCCAGTAACGAGGTTCGTAGATTGGTTTGCCCCCATAGGGTTTTTCCTTGGGGCAATATCCCGGTTCATGGCGGCTGTTGGAGCGGTTAAGTTCGTGTTCTACTCGGTTGTTCCCCCCAGCATGGACGGAGAGCCCCCCGCGGAGAAGGGGGTTTTCTTTTTCTCGTCCAGGGAGGAGGCCTTTAAAGTCCTCGGAGACCTGTGGTCGAGGCCCGGAACCGTCGTCATAACAAGGGAAGACCTCAGAACCCTCAAGAGCTCGCTCAACCCAGAAGCCTTGGTCTTCTGGATTACCAGAGCAAAAGAAGGCAAGCTGGAGGAAAGACCCCAGATTTATGCGATGGCTCCAACAAAAATAGACATCCTTACGGACCTTATTGCCCAGGCACTGGCCCAGGGGTATAAGACAGTGTACATCGAGGCCTTTGAGTACCTGATGCTTGAGAACGGTTTTGAGAAGGCGGTTAAATTCCTGCTGAACATAAAGGACCGGGTTCTGGCAGAAGGTGGTACAATGGTACTCGTCCTGAACCCCGAGACCCTGAACGAAAAGCAGAGAAAAATAATCGAGAGGGAGTTCAGAGAGTTCAGCTGA
- the glmU gene encoding bifunctional sugar-1-phosphate nucleotidylyltransferase/acetyltransferase has translation MKGVILAAGKGERLRPLTDDRPKVVLKVANRPIIEYVMENLYPFVDEFVIVVRYQKEKIIGTIGDEFRGKPVTYVEQLPGEGTAKAIESARESVEDEFIVANGDIYFEEEAVKELVSAFRRERADAAMVVKHFDDLSHFGKVEVEGPKVMRIAEKPGKVAGYANLGIYAFRSSVFKFIEKTGVSERGEYEITDTINLMIDSGLKVIAVPYDGYWNDIGRPWNLLELNEYLLKNKLRHEIRGTVEEGATIVPPVEIGEGTVVRGGAYIIGPVKIGRNSRIGPNCFIRPYTSIGDNCHIGNAVEVKNSIIMDNSNAPHLNYVGDSIIGENTNLGAGTITANLRHDRGNVKVEVKGKLEDSGRHKLGAIIGHNVKVGINVSIYPGRKIGSNSFIGPGVILDRNVPPNSLVVVRQEKLVMEK, from the coding sequence TTGAAGGGTGTAATCCTCGCCGCTGGAAAGGGTGAAAGACTGCGCCCGCTAACGGACGACAGGCCGAAGGTCGTCCTTAAGGTCGCCAACAGGCCGATAATCGAGTACGTTATGGAAAACCTATATCCGTTCGTTGATGAGTTCGTGATTGTGGTCAGATACCAGAAGGAGAAGATTATCGGCACCATTGGAGACGAGTTTAGGGGCAAGCCTGTGACCTACGTCGAGCAGCTGCCGGGTGAAGGAACGGCGAAGGCCATAGAGAGCGCGAGGGAGAGCGTGGAGGACGAGTTCATAGTGGCCAACGGTGACATCTACTTTGAGGAAGAGGCCGTCAAGGAACTCGTCTCGGCGTTCAGGAGGGAGAGGGCCGACGCCGCGATGGTCGTCAAGCACTTCGATGACCTGAGCCACTTCGGCAAGGTGGAGGTTGAAGGGCCGAAGGTCATGCGGATAGCGGAGAAGCCTGGAAAAGTGGCCGGCTACGCCAACCTCGGCATCTACGCCTTCCGCTCGAGTGTCTTTAAGTTCATTGAGAAGACGGGAGTAAGTGAGAGGGGCGAGTATGAGATAACCGACACAATAAACCTGATGATTGACTCCGGGCTGAAAGTCATAGCCGTTCCCTACGACGGCTACTGGAACGACATCGGGAGGCCCTGGAACCTGCTGGAGCTGAACGAGTACCTGCTGAAGAACAAGCTCAGGCACGAGATAAGGGGCACCGTCGAGGAAGGAGCAACGATAGTCCCGCCGGTTGAAATCGGTGAGGGGACTGTTGTGAGGGGCGGGGCATATATAATCGGGCCGGTGAAGATTGGCAGGAACTCCAGGATAGGGCCGAACTGCTTCATAAGGCCCTACACGAGCATTGGCGACAACTGCCACATCGGCAACGCGGTTGAAGTCAAGAACTCCATCATAATGGACAATAGCAACGCTCCCCACCTCAACTACGTTGGCGACTCGATAATAGGTGAGAACACCAACCTCGGTGCAGGGACGATAACCGCTAATTTAAGGCACGACAGGGGCAATGTGAAGGTCGAGGTTAAGGGCAAGCTCGAGGACAGCGGCAGACACAAGCTCGGGGCGATAATCGGGCACAACGTAAAGGTTGGTATCAACGTCAGCATCTATCCGGGCAGGAAGATTGGGAGCAACTCTTTTATAGGGCCGGGTGTTATCCTTGACCGCAACGTCCCGCCAAACAGCCTCGTGGTAGTGAGGCAGGAGAAGTTGGTGATGGAGAAATGA
- a CDS encoding undecaprenyl-diphosphate phosphatase, with protein sequence MGTLVEALLSGLIFALTSWFPLSPEGDVASVLVGNYQSFLVPAYLGVTFAVFFHYREKFSRLLIEAMKGIYEAELKYVFFATLFTALIGLPLSKFSWGLSAKISSAVNALIGALIVLLSLATPRRNPIRELDGKLSEEPSILDSLSAGVLQGVALLGPLTRTGAITLALLLPGYSARKALQWSFMVAPAYFILRLLQFGSWEPEGPVWIPFTAFASAFFVSLVLIYLLESLAEKRARLALTAFGIVPIIVFALEVIV encoded by the coding sequence ATGGGCACACTGGTTGAAGCACTCCTCTCCGGGCTAATATTCGCGCTGACGTCCTGGTTTCCCCTGAGCCCGGAGGGGGATGTTGCTTCTGTCCTCGTTGGGAACTACCAATCATTCCTTGTTCCAGCCTATTTGGGTGTAACTTTCGCCGTCTTCTTCCATTATAGAGAAAAGTTTTCAAGGCTTCTCATCGAGGCTATGAAGGGAATCTATGAAGCAGAGCTCAAATACGTCTTCTTTGCGACCCTGTTTACTGCCCTTATCGGGCTCCCCCTCTCCAAGTTCTCCTGGGGCCTTTCAGCCAAAATCTCTTCGGCAGTCAACGCCCTTATTGGTGCCCTCATAGTCCTCCTTTCACTGGCCACCCCCAGGAGAAACCCGATCCGTGAACTCGACGGAAAGCTGTCCGAAGAGCCGAGCATACTTGACTCACTCTCAGCGGGAGTCCTCCAGGGTGTTGCCCTCCTGGGCCCACTCACGAGAACCGGCGCTATAACCCTCGCACTCCTCCTGCCAGGCTATAGTGCCAGAAAGGCCCTCCAGTGGAGCTTTATGGTGGCGCCGGCGTACTTTATCCTACGTCTCCTTCAGTTCGGAAGCTGGGAGCCGGAGGGCCCAGTGTGGATTCCCTTCACTGCCTTTGCCTCTGCATTCTTTGTGAGCCTTGTGCTTATTTATCTCCTTGAGTCCCTAGCTGAGAAAAGGGCCAGACTCGCCCTTACTGCTTTCGGAATTGTGCCTATAATCGTCTTTGCTCTGGAGGTGATAGTTTGA
- a CDS encoding MBL fold metallo-hydrolase: MKVTILYENHSGFIKGLLGGHGFSALVESNGIKVLVDTGTDGGVLLNNMEALGVEPDSIDYLFITHGHYDHTGGLKALLEARSKPLKVIAHPGIFQRRIALKPKRREIGIPFTREELEGLGAEFILGTDPFEFARGFMSSGEVERATWDRAVGYLPDGTKDPVKDDIALVVDLGDSVAVVTGCGHSGVINIVRHAENVSGKPVKVLLGGLHLAGAKEELLEDVANNISAKLYAGHCTGLESFAYLRCRLGERVEPLHVGKVIELQAVSL, translated from the coding sequence GTGAAGGTCACCATACTGTATGAAAACCACTCGGGCTTCATAAAGGGCCTCTTGGGTGGGCACGGTTTTTCAGCACTTGTGGAAAGTAATGGCATAAAGGTGCTCGTCGATACTGGGACAGATGGAGGGGTTCTCCTCAACAATATGGAAGCCCTGGGAGTCGAACCCGACTCGATAGACTACCTCTTCATAACGCACGGCCACTACGACCACACCGGCGGCCTGAAGGCGCTCCTCGAAGCCCGCTCGAAACCGCTAAAGGTAATCGCCCACCCTGGAATCTTCCAGAGAAGAATCGCGCTGAAGCCCAAGAGGCGTGAAATAGGGATTCCCTTCACGAGAGAGGAGCTCGAGGGGCTGGGTGCCGAGTTTATCCTGGGGACGGATCCCTTTGAGTTCGCCAGAGGGTTCATGAGCTCCGGCGAGGTTGAGCGGGCCACATGGGACAGAGCTGTCGGATACCTCCCCGATGGGACGAAAGACCCCGTTAAAGACGACATTGCCCTGGTTGTAGACCTCGGCGATTCCGTTGCCGTGGTAACTGGCTGTGGGCATTCTGGCGTTATCAACATAGTAAGGCACGCCGAGAACGTTAGTGGAAAGCCGGTTAAGGTTCTGCTCGGGGGACTGCACCTCGCCGGTGCAAAGGAGGAGCTCCTTGAGGACGTGGCCAATAACATCAGCGCAAAGCTTTACGCCGGCCACTGCACGGGGCTTGAGAGCTTCGCCTACCTAAGGTGCAGGCTGGGAGAAAGAGTGGAGCCGCTGCACGTGGGGAAGGTGATAGAGCTTCAGGCTGTGTCTTTGTAG
- a CDS encoding NOG1 family protein, producing MKNPFEKMPTVLTADELIDKAFRRAEKAASAYNPPGGKVAKARQREELRVRTVSNVVRDNLRKILDRTPGVSTLPKFYQELVDTLVDRDQFHKSLARVNWAVKTIRNLEQRHVEKIRFERDPKEIAKLRRAFYGRVADILHEIDDDLRYLNQARNVLKELPVVDLELPTVVIAGHPNVGKSTLLRALTNARPEVASYPFTTKGINVGQFEEHYLKYQVIDTPGLLDRPLSERNEVEKQAILALKHLGDVIIYIFDPSEYCGFPIEEQMHLFEEIYSEFGEFPFIVAINKVDIAEDEKVRTVEEFVRVKGLEPVKISALTGEGLEELKNRVIEIVEPKARELAKKIMEKELSKFREGL from the coding sequence ATGAAGAACCCGTTTGAGAAGATGCCGACAGTCCTTACCGCTGATGAGCTCATCGATAAGGCCTTCAGAAGGGCCGAGAAGGCGGCCTCCGCCTACAACCCGCCGGGCGGGAAAGTGGCCAAGGCGAGGCAGAGGGAAGAGCTCCGTGTCAGAACGGTCTCCAACGTCGTCCGCGACAACCTGAGAAAGATACTCGACAGGACGCCAGGAGTTTCGACGCTTCCAAAGTTCTACCAGGAGCTCGTTGACACGCTCGTTGACAGAGACCAGTTCCACAAGTCCCTCGCGAGGGTCAACTGGGCTGTAAAGACCATCAGAAACCTTGAGCAGAGGCACGTCGAGAAGATACGCTTTGAGAGAGACCCCAAGGAGATAGCCAAGCTCAGGAGGGCCTTCTACGGCCGTGTTGCAGACATACTCCACGAGATTGACGACGACCTCCGCTACCTCAACCAGGCCAGAAACGTGCTGAAAGAACTCCCGGTGGTTGACCTGGAGCTCCCGACGGTGGTCATAGCGGGCCACCCCAACGTGGGCAAGAGCACCCTACTCAGGGCGCTGACCAATGCAAGGCCGGAGGTCGCGAGCTACCCCTTCACGACCAAGGGCATAAACGTCGGCCAGTTCGAGGAGCACTACCTCAAGTACCAGGTCATAGACACGCCGGGACTGCTTGACAGGCCACTCAGCGAGAGGAACGAGGTGGAGAAGCAGGCGATTTTAGCTCTGAAGCACCTTGGAGACGTCATCATCTACATCTTCGACCCGAGCGAGTACTGCGGCTTCCCAATTGAAGAGCAGATGCACCTCTTCGAGGAGATTTACAGCGAGTTCGGCGAGTTCCCGTTTATCGTGGCCATCAACAAAGTCGACATTGCAGAGGACGAGAAGGTCAGGACGGTTGAAGAGTTTGTTCGGGTAAAGGGGCTTGAGCCGGTTAAAATTTCGGCACTGACCGGGGAAGGCCTGGAAGAGCTCAAGAATAGGGTTATCGAAATCGTCGAGCCGAAAGCCAGGGAGCTCGCGAAAAAGATCATGGAGAAGGAGCTCTCAAAGTTCAGGGAGGGGCTCTAA
- a CDS encoding zinc ribbon domain-containing protein → MEYSRIEKILASLFVVFLLLASINFLRELENIPQRPNYEYYQEKYGVNALLENQSRLRELDRQLFEAYQETKSNLTEAERIYLFKREEYRVALESGNVTEELKTEYLKAKGAYETAYRQYLGAKSAYEQTHEKLEEISSQIQELREKANEEYGRAYEVYKLKVLMLKLLFAVPLFMASLLLLRRYKNIYTSSLVAYSSLLLIYLLLSAIWGTVQLIGLSLFGAFSTLLALHYLRKEYFKPERVYKRRIAQDRCYNCGFPVKDDYLYCPNCGAELKEKCESCGALKPIHLKFCPYCGAEPERREKVRAPP, encoded by the coding sequence ATGGAATATTCACGCATCGAGAAAATTCTCGCGAGCCTGTTTGTTGTGTTTCTCCTTCTGGCGAGCATAAACTTCCTGAGGGAGCTTGAGAACATTCCCCAGCGGCCTAACTATGAGTATTATCAGGAAAAATACGGTGTGAATGCACTCCTTGAAAATCAAAGTCGCCTAAGAGAGCTTGACAGACAGCTCTTCGAGGCGTATCAAGAGACCAAAAGCAATTTGACCGAGGCGGAGAGGATTTACCTTTTCAAAAGGGAAGAGTACAGGGTCGCACTTGAGAGCGGCAACGTTACCGAGGAGCTGAAGACTGAGTACCTGAAAGCGAAGGGGGCCTATGAAACGGCCTACCGTCAGTACCTCGGGGCAAAAAGCGCCTATGAGCAGACCCACGAGAAGCTTGAAGAAATCAGCTCACAAATCCAGGAGCTCAGGGAGAAGGCAAACGAGGAGTACGGAAGGGCCTATGAGGTATACAAACTCAAGGTTCTCATGCTGAAGCTTTTGTTTGCAGTGCCACTGTTCATGGCGTCGCTTCTGCTCCTCAGGAGATACAAGAACATCTACACCTCCTCTCTCGTGGCGTATTCGTCGCTGTTGCTCATCTACCTTCTTCTCTCCGCGATATGGGGCACGGTTCAGCTTATCGGACTTAGTCTCTTCGGAGCGTTCTCGACACTCCTGGCTCTCCACTACCTGAGAAAGGAGTACTTCAAGCCCGAAAGAGTCTACAAGAGGAGGATTGCCCAGGACAGGTGCTACAACTGCGGGTTCCCCGTAAAGGACGACTACTTGTACTGTCCCAACTGCGGTGCAGAGCTGAAAGAAAAGTGCGAGAGCTGTGGTGCTCTAAAGCCCATCCACCTTAAGTTCTGCCCATACTGCGGTGCCGAGCCGGAAAGAAGGGAGAAAGTTAGAGCCCCTCCCTGA
- a CDS encoding 30S ribosomal protein S8e produces MAIWQGRSLKKPSGGRIVLARKKRKRELGREPANTRVAEEREKRKIIRTYGGNRKVRLIEALYANVFDGGKGKKVKILNVVENPANRQYARRNIITKGAIIETEIGRAVVTSRPGQDGVVNAVLLKEENA; encoded by the coding sequence ATGGCTATCTGGCAGGGAAGGTCACTTAAAAAGCCCTCAGGTGGAAGGATTGTCCTCGCGAGGAAGAAGAGGAAGAGGGAGCTCGGTAGGGAGCCCGCCAACACCAGAGTCGCCGAGGAGAGGGAAAAGAGGAAGATAATCAGGACCTACGGCGGAAACAGGAAGGTCAGGCTCATCGAGGCCCTCTACGCCAACGTCTTCGACGGCGGAAAGGGCAAGAAGGTCAAGATACTCAACGTCGTCGAGAACCCGGCCAACAGGCAGTACGCGAGGAGAAACATAATCACCAAGGGTGCCATTATCGAGACCGAAATCGGCAGGGCCGTCGTCACCAGCAGGCCCGGCCAGGACGGGGTTGTAAACGCTGTTCTCCTCAAGGAGGAGAACGCCTGA